Proteins from a genomic interval of Labrus mixtus unplaced genomic scaffold, fLabMix1.1 SCAFFOLD_141, whole genome shotgun sequence:
- the dcaf5 gene encoding DDB1- and CUL4-associated factor 5: MKELKGCGMRSSVGFLSRRELTGQPLMKEEFQRRRMAGCTSLFKKDMLGHFGCVNAIEFSNSGGEWLVSGGDDRRVLLWHMEKAIHARCKPVKLKGEHLSNIFCLAFDSTNTKVFSGGNDEQVILHDVERRETLNVFLHIDAVYSLSVSPVNDNVFASSSDDGRVLIWDTREPPSTEPFCLASYPSAFHSVMFNPVEPRLIATANSKEGVGLWDIRKPRSSLLRYGGSMSLQSAMSVRFNSTGTQLLALRRRLPPVLYELHSRLPSFQFDNQGYFNSCTMKSCCFAGDKDEYILSGSDDFNLYMWKIPKDPEAGGAGRVVNGAFMVLKGHRSIVNQVRFNPHTYMICSSGVEKVIKVWSPYQQPNSLGDLDGQVEDKSRSLYTHEEYISLVLNSGSGLSHDYVSQSIQEDPRMMAFFDSLVRREIEGWSSDSDSDLSEEAIMQLHARGRRTARATPTAPVAPSAASHHSDSDNSSSSSLAGPDASGGEEPAGAAAEGQQRRRRRQSRNQSGFLVNEDSDSSEFWLDPMPRPRSPSPRDNSTLSSPASSPSLPAGASSSSSSTSSSSSDDEERRSAVRRRNVMRRRRMNVVSRAGDRPESVQALFSAVDSCIYPSISVDDLSSSSSGVEPNSLQIKLSDEEEKCLSPSDFVCRSPVMSPAEDEGERTARLSAASPPPQLALRKDSWDGGEACSSGALDSQSRCSPGANGQHRTASENLHVSSESEEDDTRTPQSALKRTHGTSEESESGSSPSEKKLKT, translated from the exons ATGAAGGAGCTGAAGGGCTGCGGGATGCGCTCCTCTGTGGGCTTTCTGTCCCGCAGGGAGCTGACCGGACAGCCGCTCATGAAGGAGGAGTTCCAGAGACGCAGGATGGCCGGCTGCACCAGCCTCTTCAAGAAGGACATGCTCGGACACTTCGGCTGCGTCAACGCCATCGAGTTCTCCAacagcggcggagagtggctcgtCTCCG GAGGAGACGACCGCCGCGTGCTGCTGTGGCACATGGAGAAAGCGATCCACGCTCGCTGTAAACCGGTGAAGCTGAAAGGAGAACACCTGTCCAACATCTTCTGTCTCGCCTTCGACAGCACCAACACTAAAGTCTTCtctggag gTAATGATGAGCAGGTGATTCTTCATGACGTTGAGAG ACGGGAGACTCTGAACGTCTTCCTGCACATCGACGCCGTCTACAGTTTGTCCGTCAGCCCGGTCAACGACAACGTGTTCGCCAGCTCATCTGACGACGGGCGCGTTCTCATCTGGGACACCCGCGAGCCGCCAAGCACAG AGCCGTTCTGCCTCGCCAGCTACCCGTCAGCATTCCACAGCGTGATGTTTAACCCCGTGGAGCCCAGACTCATCGCTACCGCCAACTCCAAGGAGGGGGTCGGACTGTGGGACATCCGCAAACCAcgcag CTCGTTGCTGCGTTACGGAGGCAGCATGTCGCTGCAGAGCGCCATGAGCGTCCGCTTCAACAGCACGGGCACACAGCTGCTAGCGCTGCGCCGCCGCCTGCCACCCGTCCTCTACGAGCTGCACTCCCGCCTGCCCAGCTTTCAGTTCGACAACCAGGGATACTTCAACTCGTGCACCATGAAGAGCTGCTGCTTCGCTGGAGACAAAGATGAG TACATCTTGTCTGGATCCGATGACTTCAACCTCTACATGTGGAAAATACCCAAGGATCCAGAAGCTG gaggTGCGGGTCGGGTGGTAAACGGGGCTTTCATGGTCCTGAAGGGTCACCGCTCCATAGTGAACCAGGTCCGCTTCAACCCGCACACCTACATGATCTGCTCGTCGGGTGTGGAGAAAGTCATCAAG gtgTGGAGTCCTTACCAGCAGCCTAACAGTCTAGGTGACCTGGACGGTCAGGTGGAGGATAAGTCTCGCAGCCTCTACACGCACGAGGAGTACATCAGCCTGGTGCTGAACAGCGGCAGCGGTCTCTCCCACGACTACGTCAGCCAGTCCATCCAGGAGGATCCTCGCATGATGGCGTTCTTTGACTCTCTGGTGAGGCGAGAGATCGAGGGGTGGAGCTCAGACTCGGACAGCGACCTGAGCGAGGAGGCCATCATGCAGCTGCACGCCCGAGGACGCCGCACCGCTCGGGCCACGCCCACCGCCCCCGTAGCTCCGTCTGCTGCCAGTCACCACAGCGACTCAGACAACTCGTCCTCGTCTTCTCTGGCGGGACCCGACGCCTCGGGAGGGGAGGAGCCAGCGGGAGCGGCGGCGGAGGGTCAgcagaggaggcggaggaggcaGAGCAGGAATCAGTCCGGCTTCCTCGTAAACGAAGACTCGGACTCGTCTGAGTTCTGGCTCGACCCGATGCCGCGGCCTCGCTCCCCGAGTCCCAGAGACAACTCCACGCTGTCgagccccgcctcctcccccTCACTTCCTGCAGgagcctccagctcctcctcatcCACCTCCAGCTCCAGCAGCGACGACGAGGAGCGCCGCAGCGCAGTGAGGCGACGCAACGTGATGAGGCGGAGACGCATGAACGTTGTGTCTCGAGCCGGGGATCGACCCGAGTCCGTGCAGGCTTTGTTCTCCGCCGTCGACTCCTGCATCTACCCGTCCATATCGGTGGACGATCTGTCGTCCTCCTCGTCGGGGGTGGAGCCAAACTCGCTCCAAATCAAGCTAAGCGACGAGGAGGAGAAATGTCTGAGCCCGTCTGACTTTGTGTGTCGCAGCCCGGTGATGTCGCCCGCcgaggacgagggagagagGACTGCCCGACTGTCAGCCGCGTCCCCGCCGCCGCAGCTCGCACTGAGGAAGGACAGCTGGGACGGCGGCGAGGCCTGCAGCTCGGGGGCTTTGGACTCTCAGAGCCGATGCAGCCCCGGAGCGAACGGGCAGCACCGGACAGCGAGCGAAAACCTGCACGTGTCGTCAGAATCAGAAGAAGACGACACGAGGACGCCACAGAGCGCTCTGAAAAGGACTCACGGGACGTCAGAGGAGAGCGAGTCCGGCTCCTCGCCGTCAGAGAAGAAGTTAAAAACGTAA